A stretch of DNA from Oryza brachyantha chromosome 4, ObraRS2, whole genome shotgun sequence:
CTATGgaatgaattgactattatgttgactatagatgaattggagctagtagttggctatattattgaacttcTAACACAATCATAGATATGTGATTAATATCGAGAGCCAGCACTCGTCAGGATACAAAAGTAATAGAAACTACCGATGATATATATGATCAGGTTGCAACTGACAAAAGATTCGCCGGAAGGAATCGACAAAAATtgctataattaattaataaatgctaGAACAGGGGAAAGCTTTAGGAGTCATTAACGCCAACTTAATCAATAACATTTTTGCATTTATCCATGGCATAGAAGCTTACACGTTGCCatgaatatataatactagtaTATTTGTACTGATCACATCCGGGCCCTGTACCATCCACTAAATACGTACAGGAATATAGCTTGCTAGACaggtgtacgtacgtacgcgcgtGGTACTCGCACCTACTAGCTTCTTGGTATATATtatgggtttttttaccatccttaaaaaatatctcaaggtatcaagaattttagtacaaaattttagtatctcaagatactattcttttttacactaaaaagtgtggtacttaagatactttttaaaggatggtaaaaaacccatatattatatgagatttgctcaggtccaataaaaagtatctcgagatacctgtacctcgagttaccaaatcatttcttatcattggatctagtGGATCtagtgagaaatgatttggtaccgcgaggtatcggtacctcaaagtactttttattggactataaaattgctcatattatATGGCCTTTTTTACATCCATGAAAAGTAACTCAaggaattttagtacaaacttttggtacctcaaggtaccacactTTTAGTGTCACTTTTTTGTACTAAAAAGTGTAATATCTTGATGTGcttttttaaagtatattatatacgtatttatatatacagctAGGTCttatgaatatataatttttcatacaaAAGTTTCAGGAAAACAACAACAATGTATACATGCTAGCTTGAAGATGGTCCTAACTTATGACGTATTCGACGTATCTCTGCAGCGGTAGTACGTCTGTCCTTGTAGTTGGAGACAACTGTACATCACTGTACGTAAACAACTTAAGTATGTGACGATGCTGGACAGAAAATTAAGCTTGCCATTTATAAGTAATTTCCTTGTTAATGTTATAAAGAAAGGACAAATTCTGGTAGTACAGGATACAACATCTACATCTATATCATTAAAAGTTAATTAACTACTCGGTAGCTAGCCACACACTTCCATGCATTTATGTTTGTTGTGTCTAGAGCAGTTGCCTCTAATTCACCTATAACTTCAGTGTGTGTTCATTTGACATACTACAGCAATATACCGTCCTAATTTCGTAGGAAAATCAACATTCAAATCAATgggaatatatttttggtataaaatccttatatttttttggcgAAGTACAAATGGACTGGACCTTACacttatatatgcatgtttctTCATACTAATGTCATAGACTACTGATCCATATAGGCTCAATTAAGAGGTAGAAACCAGTACTGTATTTATGTAGCGCTAGCTAGGAAAAGTTGTCATTGCATACCTGAACTATAACCCTTTTTGTTACAGAAGGTCATAATTAGTACTTTAATTAGTAATATAACTCAGGGGTATATATATCTTGTGAAGGGcgctaaaagggactaaacaAGTGAATTTTAGGGATGGTGGGTATTTTATACCCATGACTAAAATTAACTGGGAAGTGCCAATTAATGTGCAAGGCCTATATGTTTCTCAATCGGCCCAACCACTCTCTACACAAAGTTGAACTCGAAAATCAACCTGCGTGTCAGCTCATACTAGCCATGTTTTCTTGACGACACACATGCATTCAAGTTTTCACGTATAAGCATAAACTTAGAGCCAAATCGGAATTGGACATGACATAGAGCTCAATTTCAAATCTCATCTCAAGGAAAGTTTGTGTGAAATGTTTATACGTGTAaagtttttatcatatatacaagtgtctttggaggaattttcgtgtataaactttttacGTGCTGGCACTTTGAGAAATAAAAGGAGGAGACACTCATAATAGATTTGTGCAAGGGACGCGCACACATGCGCGTGTTAGCCTTTTCACAATTACCCATTCTTACCAGCAACACTGCATGCTCGCTCATGTTAGAATCATAGACACGCAAAACACACAATTGTATACAAAATTAGACGACGAACAATTTATAATTGTATACAAACCTATACTCAACGACACAAAATTTGTACTTTACGTACTGTTCCAcgcatgctagctagcttatacGGAGTTTATTAGAATAATTAACGGTAGGGTTCGTATAGTGCTGGGTTGTGTGATGCATGTATAAATACACATTGATCGCTAGCTCTGCAAACATTTAACAGTGTGTAGCACATTCTGACAAGATTTTCTTTATGAAAACCTGCTTGATTTAGATCGAGAAAATTGTAGAGATAGCTAGTAATGCAGGaaatacacacacacaccaggTATAATATCTGTACACAAGAGGAACTCAACTAGATGTTCGGTGTATATGCAATATTACTATTGTtgaaataacattatttttcaatgtGGTGACCCCATTAAATTAAGTTCATGTATCTACCTCGTGCACCGGTTTTGCTAATGCAGAAATTATAAGCAAGCATATAAAATTAAGACACGTACTACCACGTACGGTGAGCTTTCAATGACACATAAAACGGATTTACCACCCTAACAAATACATATGGTCAGGTATTCGTAGTGATAAGTATTAACTTAAAACTTCACACCACACCCTTCTTGATAATTAGTTTAATCTAAACAAGCTTAGCACTGTCATATACTGATAGACGGAAATTAGATTCATGCATCTACCATCAATTcaacatgtatatttatatagcaaGGCCCAAACTTTGGTATATACTTataatacaaattaaattaacatgCACCATGATACTAAGTATTTTGGACTAATTAATttgagttatatatatttgttcactTTGCTCGAAAGGAGCGCATGTTTTCAGACAAGCAGTAATATAATTAAACATGCATGGATGCTATTAGAAAATTCTGATGTCGTACGTCACAATTATATGCATGAATGCAGAGAATCAACCAAAAAGAACACAAGCGTGtcatgtatgtgtgtgtctGTGTATGCGCatcattgattattttatttcaaaatgcGCATTATTCCTAAGGTATAGCATACGTGTCTGTTGAAAGGATGATTATAGCCAGCTGATCATGCAAACGAGTACAGCTAATCGGTGGGCCAATTATGATTAGCTGTTGACttaagtaccaaaatttttttagtgatGTGAAATGGCTCCCTAATATAGCTATTTTGTGGCCCAATTGCGAATTTGGATGGTGATCTTAATTCCAAGCAAAATGTACATACGCATAGCTAGCTTTGTCCTGTCAATAGGTGTACTACTTTTGTCATATATATGACAGCTAGCAACTGCCAATGAACAAATTCGATATCTGAACAGAAAATATCCCCATATCGAATATCcagataaaaataaaggaagatGAAAGCACACACTACAATACATATCTTAAGTTGAAATCATATCTATCTTTTGTCCACACAATTGAAAACCATGCATAcaagtacaaataaaaataaattttgagaaaGTAGAGCAGAAATCTAGGGTATTTTATGGATGCaggctcgatcgatcgactttCATATACCAAGGTGCACATAGATGATAGTCAGTCAGCTAGTGTGGAAACAAACATGTAGACATATATGGTTCAAATAAAGTTCCTTGCATATGTTCCATCTTGTATCTTTTTACCTTTCTTCAGGGACATGCAAAAGATTTACCTACTATTATATCAGCGAAGTATAGGAAGAggtttatatatctttttacGATGCATGAGTGTCAaacttgcatgcatgtttcttTGATACTGCTTGTAGTATGCATGTATAGTTGATTCTGATGAAACAAGCAGAAGAGGCTAGCTTCAAACCTTTCGGATTCTTACCCCATAAAGGAAGCAACAAACGCATGTGTCAAAACCAGctgaaaaaaacatgatacaAAAGAGCCAAGCAGAAAAACTAGCCAGCACTATCAAGTACACAAAGAATACTCTTTGGAGAACCGGTGGCACCTAAAAAGGAACAGGGATAAGTTGGTAGAGAGAGATGATGGAAGGGAaacaagaagagagagagagaaagaaaagagagagaaaaaaataatagcaaaaatacaaacatatatatgcttatTTCCAAAGGGAAAAGCACAAGGCCCTTTAATCAAAAAGATGCTAACCGCCCATGGAGAGAATGTCTTTAGTTTACTTTGGCCACAagttatgtatgtatgtatgtctGTCCTCAAGCTCAAAGATTAGCAACCCTATCCCTCATAGATTGTGGCTCCCACTTTCCCAAATTTGAGAGGATAGAGAAGATGCACTCTACCAAACCAATACAACATAACCACCCCCCTAGTTAATTAGCTTGCTAGCTAGCACTCTAATAGTCTAATCACACAAGGCATATGCAACAGCTAGCTAGAGCATCATCTAGCTGTCAAtcccctagctagctaatacCAGTAGCAGATGATGCATGGGAGGTGATGAGATAGAGGTAGCACACACatatgcatcatgcatgtgcagctagctagcaaccaattaatacttaattctATAGAACAAAAACGAATCTGCACACATGTAGTATTAGAAGGGAGATTTTATCACGCAAgatgtattaatatatcaaCTCATCTATGAAATCATGGTTAAGTTCGGTGATTAAGAAATTACCTGTTTATTCCACCAATCAGATAAGCCTACAAAAGATGAGGGGAAAGGAAACTAACAAAAAAGTGCACATGTGTCTGTAATAATATCTACCAACACATCACATATAGCTGAAAGATtagaaacatgcatgcatgtttcacAATTCACAAGCACACATTTATGCGCAGATAAATCGATTTACTGACAAGTGACAACAATTAACACTGCACTAATTCACTAGCATACAGTACTGTAGGTAACTTCATCCTTCACTTTATATGTTACAATTAATTACCTCTCTTTCTGATCTCTATGTAGCCTTCTTGGTGCAGTTCAATTCTGTGTGGCCGGTCTATACTGCTATACatggatgtatatatgtatccaATAATCTTTTTATCACCTACCAATAATCTtaccaacaaaacaaaaacatgtatattaaCACCACCAAATCTCCTATTTCCTCCACTTAATTACTCCCAATAATCCCCCTATCTTAACCATGATGATGCATCGAATCGATCCACATGAACAAGGGATACGATCGATAGGTCGATATGATCTAGGTAGAAATAGaacagcagcagaagcagcataTGATGGTGCAAGACGAAGAAATAATTAACCATATGATGCATATGTTAATTACTCGATGGATCATTGGCAGGAGTAAAGGTCGACGAGGCTCTGCATCAGCTGCACCTGCGCGCGCAGCGAGCGCAGGTAGTCGGCGGTCTCCTCCAGGAGGCTGCAGTACTccatgccggcgccgccggggaccAGGCGTCGGAGCGCGTCGGCCCTCTGCGGCTCGCCCGGCTGCCGCAGCGGAAgagcccgagtcgccgccgcggctgtcGATGTCTCTCCGGCAGCAACAATTCTGTCGgctctagcggcggcggcggccgagacGGGCGATGGGGGTGCCGCGGGTGGCCTCGCGGAggcggggacgacgacgcgccTCCTCCGCACGAGCACTGCCCGCCTCATCATCGCCCTGGacctccgcgcgcgcgcctggCCGAGCAGCGCCCGGCTccacgcgcggcgcgggctcgcTGCCCGCGCCATGGAGGAGTAGGCCGCCCGGCGGATGGTCCGCGTGCGCCGCGTCACGGGCGTGGCCTCCCGGTGGATGCGTGACAGCGCCCGCAGGAAGTGGAAGGCCAGCATGtgcttcctctctcccgccgccgcttcctctctcccgaAGAATCCGCCGCGtcggctagggttagggttcggcggcggcggtgacggcggcggtaGAGAACGCCTCGTTCTCTTCGCGTCCATGAAACGGGCCGGCCCAACCTCCCACCCCCTCACCcccacctcacctcacctcgcaccttccaaccaaacagagaagagaagatgagaggagagagagaatcagcggaggaagaagaaggagaagattTGGTTCTGACACAAAGGATCAGATCAGCGGAAGAGGGGCCAAGATCttagagagagaaactgaGAAAGTAGAGAGATGAAAGAGAGCAAGAAAGCACGGCTCTGACACAAATGTCCTGCCCAAGATCCGGTGTCTTATAATACCTAGTTGACAACGAGAGACAAAGCGATACTTCTCTCGTATTTTAACTTTTGATGCCATTGTTGCGATATATACttcatcattcatcttattaataaGAGATTTGTTCTAGTCCAACAACAAGTATCTCAAGGTTTTcttatcattggatctagctgagtatgCATCATTAGattcaacgatcagaaataatttggtaccgtgaggtaccgatacctcgagatactttttgttggactgaagcaaatctctattaataatattatttcagtatatgaaaataaaagttaCATTTGATATACACTTATAATGAATccaattaaaacaaaataaaagataattatataacttttattttgaataagacaaatgatcaaacatgtgtTAAAAATCAGCGacgttatttattaaaacattGGGAGTACatccaaaggaaaaaaatgtggtGCGGAGAAGTTTAAGAAAGAACCACAAAGAGACTGGCTATGGTCTCTTCCATGTGCTCTAATAGATTGTGCAGGATATAAAAGCAATCCGGTCGGACTGTGGTCGGATTATTtgatgatcgatcgattcgaTCGGTCACATTACTTCTACTCAACCAGATATTGGCAACCGATGGATGCGTGTTACTCCTATACAAACCTAAATCTAGATCATCGACGACGATGAGGAAACAACACATGCTGGATTAGTattaaccatgcatgcataaattaatattcatGCATGTGCTGCATATACAAACGGTTACTACGTGTAGGGGTAGCTAAgggataaaaaatagtaacaatTTAAGGCAAAATGCTGCTTAATTTTTCGCAGGGCAAATCATCATCAACCACCACGTTGCCGTCCGCGTCGTCCGAACCATTAATTAACTCGATCGTGGTTGTTAATTAATCGTGTGTTCAATTAATCGGCGTGCGTGTAAGCAACGTAAAACGAGTAACCTCTTACGGGGATCGGAATTTTAATTTGACACGTTCATCGAACCATCACCATGCAAATGTAAAAGTTCCTGCCCTCTGTACGTACATTTGCACTGTACCAGCTAATTAGCATGCACTGCCCAGCTGGGGAAAGAGCGGCAGGGAGATAATTAGCATAACTACGTTAGTTGCTGGCAACTTGATCAGAAATTGATCCATTAATTATTACCTCCACAcgttataaaatatgttaataacaaaaaatatatatatataatattaatttataaataattataggGAAAAGTAAAACAACTTACGATAACCTAAAACAGTAATAGCCATGAAGTACACGCTAatcgctttgcagcaaggtaacATGGCACCATGCCGATTCGTTTCGTTTCCGTTAGGGCGTTTCGAGAGATATAGGCCTAGACCCTAGAGAGAGAAacatatatacgtatatacaTACGGCGGTTTACGTACGTATACGTATGTGCAGCTGGTGAGTGGTGGGtcggagaggagagagaaagtggtgatggtggtggggCCAGGCGTTGCAAACCACCACATGAGCGCACATGGCTGCCCTGGCCCACCtacctttctctctctcgagATGGACGATGGATtcggtagagagagagagatgcgtTTCATTACATTGCACCCATCCAAAGCGTACGTATACTACGTACGCATCAAGCCATCAAGTACGTGTATTTTCTTTCTCCCCTTTTTCTGACGAAATAAATTAGCAGAGCTACCTGCTCATCGATCGTGGTCATAAAATCTGAACCTTAACTAATCAATCttaattctctctctctctcgatatATATCCCCCGGGCTGCCGGGTCAACCGAAAACGATTTTTAGTAATCAATTAAACAATTAATCAATACTTCGTTTGATGTATTAACGTGTATACAAGTATATGTACGGTGCGCATTACATGGATTATTGAGGGttaatgaattaatttatgGGGGAGGCTAATTagctgctaattaattaattgatctgGTCGTGGTTTGGTCGCACGTCTAAACCGAACGGCTCATCAGTTGTCGTCTCACGAGACGATGGTTAGGACTTGCTAATCACACATGAGCACAGATCAACAGGGGAGGTTGCTGGCTAATTAAGGGTGTCGAGAGAATCAAATTAAGCTTGTATATAGAGAAAATTAGCCTGAAATaatcgatggatggatcgtgTGTTGCTCCCCGTGACCGCTGACTCGTTGCCATCAACAGCAGAATTAATTAGGAGTGCAAGACAACGATTAAGCTCTAATTATTGGAGCAAAGCCACGGGTATATATGCATCTCATATACACCATGTCATGCACGCATGTGCATGGAATCTTTGTGTCCATGTTCCCAATTAAGAATTGCAATGTTTTCTCTAATCAAATCATATGAATTGACACGCATGTAATATTTGAACTGCCAGTAATAATTAAAGTCGTAAAACTAGCAGGCATCTATATACTTATTTCCCTACATGTTTACCAGGCTCATTAATAATATGTACATGTTCAAACCAATCATCAATTATTGGTTTACTAATGTTAGTGCCTgctaatgtaaaatttttgtgagTGTCCTTGGCTTtcctaattaattttgtagtgGTTATGCTCATAATGCTGTCACTAGAAAGCTACCAAATTCTCACCGGATTTGTTCGATCCTAATAATGGTCGATGCTTAAACAATTGGATAAACCACTGCTCAACCTCTAATGATATATACATCCATGCTGCACCCCTCCGGCATTCCCTAGCCATTGGGCCATTGCTGCATCGATCGTGTTCTTAGTGTTGTCGGGTTTATAGTTAACAattgttttaaattataacGAATTGATAAATCGACCACATACAGTTAATTCATGTCAATTTTTTGGTATGCTAATTTGGTGGAGAAAGAGAATTCATTAATGAAAATTAATTGAATAAAGATAACTCAGattaaaacacatatattaatGCTTGATATAAGATACGgccattgattattttatatatggctCCATCACTAAAGAAGTACACTTTTTTATATTCCTGCGTGATTGTAAATAAGGTCCCCTTTGGATTAATATAGGAGGATTTATTTGAGGAATTTTGCTAGAGTTGAATTAATTTATGTGAAATCTTGTAAAATTATTGCATTCCAAACTAGACCTAATagagttctttttttaatgtcaTGCATTTTAAATAAGTTATTGACATGAATATATGTGTGGTGCAGTGGGTTCTAgcttagaaatattattttagattaaacATCCAAAGTTAGCTTTAGAGAGTAGATgacaaatttacatatataagtgTCTCGCGACTCTGACGCTTTATTTCACTGTAAATTCATTATTGTGTCCATTATGGCAGAGGATCGACGTATCGTATTGTAAAACATTTCTAGTAtaccaaaaataatatataatacataacTCACAAACCTTAGACCAAActgtcaaaaaaataaatttcgttaggaagttgaatttaaaagtAGTACTTCTCTCTAAAACCAAGTTTCGGTAGCTCCACAAACGTCTCGTAATGTCCAAACATATACGTCTTAAGACACACAAGTTCCTGTCAGACACATACCGCCTACCTTCTAATGTCATTCTCATGTTAAATGTCCAGTTCGTCATATGTACCcaaatatcataaataaaacCAGTTACtgtttataaaaatgtatgcagcaaaaatatcacaaacCAATTAATTGaagtaaatacatattttgtatCTATATGATTTCAGTCAAATTGATTATCACTTAtcctaaaaaatacttaattatGTGCATTCATATATGAGAGAAAtatggtgtatatatatatatatatatatatatatatatatatatatatgcacttaTCTACAATTGATCAAGTTACAACAAAATCTTTGAGCGATTTTACAGTACTTCAGAAGTACCAAgagctaccaaaattttagtgcaaaattagTACCTACCTGTAAAATTACTCGAAACCTTTATAGTTATGTACGAACTAAAGAATCTGTCAGTGCAACTGCATGCAAGCTTTTCTCTACATCATGAACAGTGGTCCTAGCTAAGCTAGGATTGCATgaccttctctctctctcacgctTGAGAAGTTCAGGAAATCCTGGAGAAACTTAAGATTTCTTGAAATAACCAGAGATGACCTAACAGTGCTTTCACTTTCGTCTTTTGAAGTAGCTGCAGCACTTTTCGCGGCATTGCTCATGTTGAGCTCGTGCACTATGGTACGAAAGGAAGCGGTTGCCAAGCCGAAAAGTAAAGTTAATCCAACTGCAACACATGCTTCCAAAACCACACACCCATGTCTCCAACTAAAGTAGAGTCTGTACTAGCTCTCTGTAATTAATCGATCTCAGTACATGCTTGAGCCTTACAGTTAGTTAAAAGTGAGAGATTAATCACATAAAGTTATATAGCTAGAGCTAGCCAATCAGGATGCAACAAATTACAAGTATATATCATATGATAGaggacttttttttacaagtgtgacaatatgcatgcatgttcctTATCTATATATGCAGGAGCAGGACATGACGGATAGATAGATTCCGTTGTTTTATGATCCGTTAGCAGTAGATAATAAAGAAGGTTCCAAGAAGTAGGATCCCACTTTAGGAGATTACAAGAGGGCCACTTTGTACACATCTCACTGATTTGGTCCCCTAAAGGGGCCTTAGcccacatgcatgcaacaagTAGTAAACAAGACGATtgatatgcatatataatcatcctttttattttattgctgGCATTTCATTCATGCTACTAGTTAATTATTTAAGAGGTCATGCTAGACTGCTAGAGTAATCAAATTAACGTACATCCATGCTCCAGTAGATTATATATACAGTCTCTGCAGCGGGCTGATGCTTAATTAAGTGGGAGGTTAGACCTGATGATCTATCCAAAGAACTTTGCCAAATGTATTTAAATCGTGATGCTAACTTCCATGTAGCATGCCTTACAAAGCACTCCACCTCTCTTTTTCATGAAAGGAACAAGCCTCTGCGTGCATATATATCAGCATATATATGCTTCTATGTCTAATATATGCATGTCTGAACAAACGGCCGGATGTGCACCACTACATATTAgtacacttttttttaattttattatttaattttgttcgtCTTATCATGCATCCAGCCagctatcgatcgatcgatgagcACGTACGTACGGTTTTGATTACACAATGCTGCACCTTAATCTCCCATTAATTAGCATGGTTAGACGTCCATTAGTTTGCTAGCTAATCAGAGAGAGGGGACCAATGTGTACATCAGTACATGTAATCGTCTCTCTGTGTCGCCCAACTGAAACCGTTCTCGCAAAATGTTAGGCATTTGCAGGGGAGAGTGTCATGGTCGTGGAGCTGTAGCCAACAAGGTgacccggccggccggcccggcCCTAGCTAGCTTGTCTCGGAAGAGAGGTTTAAGAGATTTGATGTCGCGGTCTCTGCGTGCTGCGGCAGTGCAGAGATATGGATGAAAGCGTCGATGCATATAGGCAACATAGCAATGTGGTACGGTGTGCAAGCATGCATGTCAACTGTTGCATCGATCCACTAGCGATATTGGTATATGGAGATGCACAGGGTCAAGGGGGCCGGCTGGGTCCGATGTCATTGGGTCAACAGTGCTTGTCATTATGGCTCGATCGCTAACTTGGCACATTGACATGATGAGGGAGAATTGATCGGTCGATGCGTTCGTGTGCGTTATTGACATGCATTGTGGTGGGGCACGTACTATCGAGATCTCGATcgttttagttaaaaaaaaacttttccaaaaacatcacatcgaatttttgaacatctaaataaaatattaaatatacatgaacaacACAGTTATACGAGAAATCgggagatgaatcttttaagcctaattaggacgtgattagccataagtgctacagtaaccaacatatactaatgacagattaattagactcaaaagattcgtctcgcggtttccagacggaatctgaaatttattttgtaattagattacgtttaatacttcaaataagtgtcaaaaaatttgatttgatatttttgcaaaaactttttacaaactaaacaagtccaTAGTcacataataactttatttttcgttttttcgtgtctaatgtttgatcattcgtcttatttaaaaaatgtgcacaaaaaattaaaaaaattagtcacgcgtaaaatactatttgtattttatcatctagttagaatagaaatattaatcacaaaaaatttttaaataagacgaaagtcaaaatattatatttaaaaaataaaaaataattatattttggaaccgAGGTAGTAGCGGATATAGCTGGAGGCTGGAGCAGGAAGGTACCTGCTGCTGGCACACGAAACGTGTAACGCTCGTTCATATCAACAGCAGATGCATCTCTGTTGATATGATGTtgcagaagagagaaaaaaaaaggttgaatCTGGCCCTAGAAACAGAGGCCAATCATCATTAGACTTTATTGGAGGAAATGCAAAACGATATATTGaagaatttatatatgttcttaataatacagtagcaaatatttaaaaatagaaaaaaatcataaattaattttaaatttaacttataaacatagagCCGAATTAAAATGATAGTACTGCTTCTGGCCGGTTCTGCTGGGCAACTGGGCCGTACGCTAACCGGGGCGTCCGTGTGGTGGATTATT
This window harbors:
- the LOC121054233 gene encoding transcription factor IBH1-like, giving the protein MDAKRTRRSLPPPSPPPPNPNPSRRGGFFGREEAAAGERKHMLAFHFLRALSRIHREATPVTRRTRTIRRAAYSSMARAASPRRAWSRALLGQARARRSRAMMRRAVLVRRRRVVVPASARPPAAPPSPVSAAAAARADRIVAAGETSTAAAATRALPLRQPGEPQRADALRRLVPGGAGMEYCSLLEETADYLRSLRAQVQLMQSLVDLYSCQ